From one Gemella morbillorum genomic stretch:
- a CDS encoding methyltransferase family protein, with protein MKKIKMSVLGIGPVYVLSCLIVAVLSIYLSEKGSLNSGKISNFRLILICLGVLSILLGVILWIQAVFSQKMVKAIKDNILLTKGVYAVVRNPIYSAFFFVFTGMLLIEANLWLLILPIVFWLYMTILLKLTEEKWLKEAFGQEYIEYCARVNRVFPWFPKK; from the coding sequence ATGAAAAAGATAAAGATGTCAGTGTTAGGAATAGGTCCAGTTTATGTATTGAGTTGCTTAATTGTAGCAGTTTTATCAATATATCTATCTGAAAAAGGGAGTCTTAATTCAGGAAAAATTAGCAACTTCAGATTAATTTTGATATGTTTAGGTGTACTTTCTATTTTATTAGGTGTGATATTATGGATACAAGCTGTATTTTCACAAAAAATGGTAAAGGCAATAAAAGATAATATTCTTTTGACTAAAGGAGTCTATGCTGTTGTAAGGAATCCGATATATTCTGCATTTTTCTTTGTTTTTACTGGGATGTTATTAATAGAAGCCAATCTTTGGTTACTTATACTTCCAATAGTATTTTGGCTTTATATGACTATTCTTTTAAAACTTACAGAAGAAAAGTGGCTAAAAGAGGCTTTTGGACAAGAGTATATTGAATATTGCGCTAGAGTAAACAGAGTCTTTCCATGGTTTCCTAAAAAATAA